The Streptomyces phaeolivaceus genome has a window encoding:
- the nusA gene encoding transcription termination factor NusA yields the protein MDIDMSALRGLVREKEISFDLLVEAIEAALLIAYHRTEGSRRHARVELNRETGHVTVWAKEDPEDLEEGQEPRPFDDTPSDFGRIAATTAKQVILQRLRDAEDDATLGEYAGREGDIVTGVVQQGRDPKNVLVDIGKLEAILPVQEQVPGEAYQHGMRLRSYVVRVAKGVRGPSVTLSRTHPNLVKKLFALEVPEIADGSVEIAAIAREAGHRTKIAVRSTRSGLNAKGACIGPMGGRVRNVMGELNGEKIDIVDWSDDPAEMVANALSPARVSKVEVVDLAARSARVTVPDYQLSLAIGKEGQNARLAARLTGWRIDIRPDTEQPSE from the coding sequence GTGGACATCGACATGAGCGCCCTGCGGGGCTTGGTACGGGAGAAGGAGATCTCCTTCGACCTGCTCGTGGAGGCGATCGAGGCAGCCCTCCTCATCGCCTACCACCGCACCGAGGGAAGCCGCCGGCACGCGCGCGTGGAGCTCAACCGGGAGACCGGCCATGTGACCGTGTGGGCGAAGGAGGACCCCGAGGACCTGGAGGAGGGGCAGGAGCCGCGCCCGTTCGACGACACCCCGTCGGACTTCGGGCGCATCGCCGCCACCACCGCCAAACAGGTGATCCTCCAGCGCCTGCGGGACGCGGAGGACGACGCCACGCTCGGCGAGTACGCGGGGCGCGAGGGCGACATCGTCACCGGTGTGGTCCAGCAGGGCCGCGACCCGAAGAACGTGCTCGTCGACATCGGCAAGCTGGAGGCCATCCTGCCGGTGCAGGAACAGGTCCCGGGCGAGGCCTACCAGCACGGCATGCGGCTGCGCTCGTACGTCGTGCGGGTGGCGAAGGGTGTCCGCGGTCCCTCCGTGACGCTCTCGCGCACGCACCCCAATCTGGTGAAGAAGCTCTTCGCCCTGGAGGTGCCGGAGATCGCCGACGGGTCCGTCGAGATCGCCGCCATCGCGCGTGAGGCCGGTCACCGTACGAAGATCGCCGTTCGGTCGACGCGCAGCGGGCTGAACGCCAAGGGTGCCTGTATCGGCCCGATGGGCGGCCGGGTGCGCAATGTCATGGGCGAGCTGAACGGCGAGAAGATCGACATCGTCGACTGGTCGGACGACCCGGCCGAGATGGTGGCGAACGCGCTCTCCCCGGCCCGGGTCTCCAAGGTCGAGGTCGTGGACCTCGCGGCCCGCTCCGCGCGGGTCACGGTGCCCGACTACCAGCTGTCGCTGGCGATCGGCAAGGAGGGCCAGAACGCCCGCCTCGCCGCCCGCCTCACCGGCTGGCGGATCGACATCCGCCCGGACACCGAGCAGCCGTCGGAGTAG
- a CDS encoding YlxR family protein gives MSGRTRARACPERTCVGCRQRAAKTELLRVVAIEGECAPDPRGTLPGRGAYVHPAQVCLDLAVRRRAFTRALRAPGALDTKALRLYVEQTTVAEQVTVAEQATP, from the coding sequence GTGTCTGGCCGGACGCGTGCCCGCGCATGCCCTGAACGCACCTGTGTGGGGTGCAGGCAGCGAGCGGCCAAGACCGAACTGCTGCGGGTCGTGGCGATCGAGGGCGAATGCGCCCCCGATCCTCGCGGTACGCTGCCCGGCCGGGGTGCGTACGTACACCCCGCCCAGGTCTGTCTCGACCTGGCGGTACGCCGTCGGGCGTTCACGCGGGCGCTGCGTGCCCCGGGAGCGCTCGACACAAAGGCGTTGCGCCTCTACGTGGAGCAGACGACAGTTGCCGAGCAGGTGACGGTTGCCGAGCAGGCAACACCGTAA